The Tripterygium wilfordii isolate XIE 37 chromosome 17, ASM1340144v1, whole genome shotgun sequence genome has a window encoding:
- the LOC119982582 gene encoding uncharacterized protein LOC119982582 isoform X2 — protein sequence MFNCMFAFTSFGGKIDRDINDGQAPYTFRINGQNHHLIGSLVPLPGTRKMKREFVTRREYYCYMLQQMSSKSQLLIRGGRLLQQYIIDAFTSIEDERLCYIRFKYQQEHYRSKIYKGVQDAFLHGDISANTVGKRNILPASFTGSPRYMIQHYHDAMAICRALGNPDLFITFTCNTQWKEICDALNLIPGQRAEDRPDIIFRVFHTKLIEFMKDIKQENYFGRAIGGIHTVEFQKRGLPHVHIIVWLHPDDKYSTTDDIDEIICAEIPDKQLDLILYNIVSAFMIHGPCGIANPKAPCMRNQRCTKHFPKKYSSETVIADDGFALYRRRDDDRTVVKGRVKLDNQSVVPYNKGLLLKYQAHVNVE from the exons ACCATCATCTTATAGGCTCCTTGGTTCCATTACCTG GTACAAGAAAAATGAAACGGGAGTTTGTCACCAGGAGAGAATATTATTGTTATATGCTGCAACAAATGAGCTCTAAAAGTCAATTACTCATTAGAGGAGGCAGATTATTGCAACAATATATCATTGATGCATTCACCTCTATAGAAGATGAAAGGTTGTGTTATATTCGATTTAAGTATCAACAAGAGCATTATAGATCTAAAATCTATAAAGGTGTACAAGATGCATTTCTTCATGGAGATATCAGTGCAAATACAGTTGGGAAACGTAATATTCTACCAGCAAGCTTCACTGGAAGTCCTCGCTATATGATTCAGCATTATCATGATGCAATGGCAATTTGTCGTGCTCTTGGAAATCCTGATCTTTTCATCACTTTTACATGTAATACACAGTGGAAAGAGATCTGTGATGCATTGAACCTCATCCCAGGACAACGAGCAGAAGACAGACCCGATATTATCTTCCGAGTTTTCCATACGAAACTAATTGAGTTCATGAAAGatataaaacaagaaaactacTTTGGTAGAGCTATTGGTGGCATACATACTGTGGAGTTCCAGAAAAGAGGCTTACCTCATGTTCATATAATAGTGTGGCTCCATCCAGATGATAAATATTCAACCACTGATGATATTGATGAGATTATATGTGCAGAAATTCCAGACAAACAGTTGGATCTCATACTCTACAACATCGTTTCAGCTTTTATGATTCATGGACCTTGTGGTATTGCCAATCCTAAAGCACCCTGTATGAGAAATCAGAGGTGTACCAAACATTTCCCAAAAAAATACAGCTCAGAAACAGTTATTGCAGATGATGGTTTTGCTCTTTATAGAAGACGTGATGATGACAGAACAGTTGTTAAAGGACGAGTGAAACTTGACAATCAATCTGTTGTTCCTTACAATAAAGGACTACTATTAAAGTATCAAGCACATGTAAATGTTGAATGA
- the LOC119982582 gene encoding uncharacterized protein LOC119982582 isoform X1, whose amino-acid sequence MAGLIVGDLRQSDEGRDIIVEYQTGKLKQISDLHPAFMAMQYPILFPYGEDGYKIDIPYQFDIGTRKMKREFVTRREYYCYMLQQMSSKSQLLIRGGRLLQQYIIDAFTSIEDERLCYIRFKYQQEHYRSKIYKGVQDAFLHGDISANTVGKRNILPASFTGSPRYMIQHYHDAMAICRALGNPDLFITFTCNTQWKEICDALNLIPGQRAEDRPDIIFRVFHTKLIEFMKDIKQENYFGRAIGGIHTVEFQKRGLPHVHIIVWLHPDDKYSTTDDIDEIICAEIPDKQLDLILYNIVSAFMIHGPCGIANPKAPCMRNQRCTKHFPKKYSSETVIADDGFALYRRRDDDRTVVKGRVKLDNQSVVPYNKGLLLKYQAHVNVE is encoded by the exons ATGGCGGGATTAATTGTTGGAGATCTTAGGCAGTCTGATGAAGGCCGTGATATTATAGTTGAATACCAAACAGGAAAATTGAAACAGATAAGTGATTTGCATCCTGCTTTTATGGCTATGCAATATCCTATCTTATTTCCATATGGCGAAGATGGATATAAAATTGATATTCCTTATCAATTTGATATAG GTACAAGAAAAATGAAACGGGAGTTTGTCACCAGGAGAGAATATTATTGTTATATGCTGCAACAAATGAGCTCTAAAAGTCAATTACTCATTAGAGGAGGCAGATTATTGCAACAATATATCATTGATGCATTCACCTCTATAGAAGATGAAAGGTTGTGTTATATTCGATTTAAGTATCAACAAGAGCATTATAGATCTAAAATCTATAAAGGTGTACAAGATGCATTTCTTCATGGAGATATCAGTGCAAATACAGTTGGGAAACGTAATATTCTACCAGCAAGCTTCACTGGAAGTCCTCGCTATATGATTCAGCATTATCATGATGCAATGGCAATTTGTCGTGCTCTTGGAAATCCTGATCTTTTCATCACTTTTACATGTAATACACAGTGGAAAGAGATCTGTGATGCATTGAACCTCATCCCAGGACAACGAGCAGAAGACAGACCCGATATTATCTTCCGAGTTTTCCATACGAAACTAATTGAGTTCATGAAAGatataaaacaagaaaactacTTTGGTAGAGCTATTGGTGGCATACATACTGTGGAGTTCCAGAAAAGAGGCTTACCTCATGTTCATATAATAGTGTGGCTCCATCCAGATGATAAATATTCAACCACTGATGATATTGATGAGATTATATGTGCAGAAATTCCAGACAAACAGTTGGATCTCATACTCTACAACATCGTTTCAGCTTTTATGATTCATGGACCTTGTGGTATTGCCAATCCTAAAGCACCCTGTATGAGAAATCAGAGGTGTACCAAACATTTCCCAAAAAAATACAGCTCAGAAACAGTTATTGCAGATGATGGTTTTGCTCTTTATAGAAGACGTGATGATGACAGAACAGTTGTTAAAGGACGAGTGAAACTTGACAATCAATCTGTTGTTCCTTACAATAAAGGACTACTATTAAAGTATCAAGCACATGTAAATGTTGAATGA
- the LOC119982582 gene encoding uncharacterized protein LOC119982582 isoform X3 → MKREFVTRREYYCYMLQQMSSKSQLLIRGGRLLQQYIIDAFTSIEDERLCYIRFKYQQEHYRSKIYKGVQDAFLHGDISANTVGKRNILPASFTGSPRYMIQHYHDAMAICRALGNPDLFITFTCNTQWKEICDALNLIPGQRAEDRPDIIFRVFHTKLIEFMKDIKQENYFGRAIGGIHTVEFQKRGLPHVHIIVWLHPDDKYSTTDDIDEIICAEIPDKQLDLILYNIVSAFMIHGPCGIANPKAPCMRNQRCTKHFPKKYSSETVIADDGFALYRRRDDDRTVVKGRVKLDNQSVVPYNKGLLLKYQAHVNVE, encoded by the coding sequence ATGAAACGGGAGTTTGTCACCAGGAGAGAATATTATTGTTATATGCTGCAACAAATGAGCTCTAAAAGTCAATTACTCATTAGAGGAGGCAGATTATTGCAACAATATATCATTGATGCATTCACCTCTATAGAAGATGAAAGGTTGTGTTATATTCGATTTAAGTATCAACAAGAGCATTATAGATCTAAAATCTATAAAGGTGTACAAGATGCATTTCTTCATGGAGATATCAGTGCAAATACAGTTGGGAAACGTAATATTCTACCAGCAAGCTTCACTGGAAGTCCTCGCTATATGATTCAGCATTATCATGATGCAATGGCAATTTGTCGTGCTCTTGGAAATCCTGATCTTTTCATCACTTTTACATGTAATACACAGTGGAAAGAGATCTGTGATGCATTGAACCTCATCCCAGGACAACGAGCAGAAGACAGACCCGATATTATCTTCCGAGTTTTCCATACGAAACTAATTGAGTTCATGAAAGatataaaacaagaaaactacTTTGGTAGAGCTATTGGTGGCATACATACTGTGGAGTTCCAGAAAAGAGGCTTACCTCATGTTCATATAATAGTGTGGCTCCATCCAGATGATAAATATTCAACCACTGATGATATTGATGAGATTATATGTGCAGAAATTCCAGACAAACAGTTGGATCTCATACTCTACAACATCGTTTCAGCTTTTATGATTCATGGACCTTGTGGTATTGCCAATCCTAAAGCACCCTGTATGAGAAATCAGAGGTGTACCAAACATTTCCCAAAAAAATACAGCTCAGAAACAGTTATTGCAGATGATGGTTTTGCTCTTTATAGAAGACGTGATGATGACAGAACAGTTGTTAAAGGACGAGTGAAACTTGACAATCAATCTGTTGTTCCTTACAATAAAGGACTACTATTAAAGTATCAAGCACATGTAAATGTTGAATGA
- the LOC119981904 gene encoding uncharacterized protein LOC119981904: MLFTSNNEFKDAVSNYAIMTRTDIRFSKNEPSRCRAKCKGATDCPWLIFASYSRQVDSFQVKTYVSEHTCQPKRGLKWLTTKYMVKRFYGFIAAHPDIKIRYLKPFMEQALELDVSLGQCKRVRKTVLADLTGSCVKEYAQLRNYAEELMLSNPGSTVSLLTDRQDENGPVPFKAFYCCFKACKEGFMKGCRPILGIDGCFLKGLVKRELLTAIGRDGNNQMFPLAWAVVLVENTETWTWFLNLLKHDLGTAEGELWTLISDRQKGLVAAVADTWPKAYHRFCCRHLYANWCKNYPGRHLKHLFWQLAKSTNMSDFELNFKEIEKVHPAAAKDLMLVHPKYWSKAYFSPWCQCDSCDNNLCEAFNGTIVEARSKSIISMLEDIRRAMTRRIRDKKLGVNSWKQEYGLLIHRRLIKNVIDSHLWVCEWNGGGSYEVKNGRSQFVVKLRDGTCTCGAWQISGIPCPHAIRVAHANGEKPEDYLALWYRKETYLRAYQVPIEPIRGENMWPRSEQDHLLPPKMRKMPGRPKKKRRREQHETVNKTKLTREERIMTYKVCKGKGHNARNKACLGRMTSSSQVSGLTSTNEPRMTRQTSQASQTNEPRMTRQTSVAVASMQGGSNEPMQGQPSRTRYVSPFHRECRPKTKPKKRTLLTGLGLYINPDTGRSILNPGTSMSRVIDRGSDSMKNKKNGVDRGSSGGQI; this comes from the exons ATGTTGTTCACTAGTAATAATGAGTTTAAGGATGCTGTTAGCAATTATGCTATAATGACTAGGACTGACATTCGATTCAGTAAAAATGAACCTAGTAGATGTAGAGCCAAATGTAAGGGAGCTACTGATTGTCCATGGTTGATATTTGCATCATATAGTAGACAAGTGGATAGTTTTCAAGTAAAGACCTATGTTAGTGAACATACATGTCAACCAAAAAGGGGTTTAAAGTGGTTAACTACAAAGTACATGGTGAAGAGGTTCTATGGTTTTATTGCTGCCCACCCAGACATAAAAATTAGATATCTGAAACCCTTTATGGAACAAGCTTTGGAATTAGATGTGAGCTTAGGCCAATGTAAAAGGGTGAGGAAGACTGTATTAGCTGATTTAACGGGTAGCTGTGTAAAGGAATATGCACAATTAAGGAATTATGCTGAGGAGTTGATGTTGTCTAACCCTGGAAGTACTGTCTCATTGCTTACTGATAGGCAAGATGAGAATGGACCTGTTCCATTCAAAGCATTCTATTGTTGTTTTAAGGCATGTAAGGAGGGATTTATGAAGGGTTGCAGACCAATATTAGGAATTGATGGATGTTTTTTAAAGGGATTAGTTAAAAGGGAATTATTGACAGCAATAGGCCGTGATGGGAATAATCAAATGTTCCCATTAGCTTGGGCTGTAGTACTGGTTGAGAACACTGAAACATGGACTTGGTTTCTGAATTTGTTAAAGCATGATTTAGGTACTGCTGAAGGTGAACTTTGGACTCTGATAAGTGATAGACAAAAG GGCTTGGTTGCTGCTGTAGCTGATACATGGCCAAAAGCTTATCACAGGTTTTGTTGTAGGCATTTGTATGCAAATTGGTGTAAGAATTATCCAGGCAGACATCTTAAGCATCTCTTCTGGCAGCTGGCCAAATCAACCAATATGTCtgattttgagcttaacttcaAGGAGATTGAGAAGGTGCATCCAGCTGCTGCAAAGGATTTGATGCTTGTGCATCCTAAGTATTGGAGTAAGGCATACTTCAGTCCATGGTGTCAATGTGATTCATGTGACAACAATCTCTGTGAGGCATTCAATGGCACTATTGTGGAAGCTAGGAGCAAAAGTATAATTTCAATGCTTGAGGATATTAGAAGGGCAATGACGAGGAGAATTAGGGACAAGAAGTTGGGAGTAAATTCATGGAAGCAAGAATATGGACTACTTATTCATAGAAGGTTGATAAAAAATGTAATAGATAGCCATTTGTGGGTGTGTGAATGGAATGGAGGAGGAAGTTATGAAGTGAAAAATGGGAGAAGTCAATTTGTGGTGAAATTGAGGGATGGAACCTGCACATGTGGGGCATGGCAGATTTCTGGAATTCCATGTCCCCATGCAATTCGTGTTGCGCATGCCAATGGTGAAAAACCTGAGGATTATCTTGCACTTTGGTACAGGAAGGAGACATACTTGAGAGCATATCAGGTACCAATTGAACCAATTAGAGGGGAGAACATGTGGCCGAGGAGTGAGCAGGACCATTTACTACCTCCTAAGATGAGGAAGATGCCAGGGAGAccgaagaaaaagaggagaaggGAACAACATGAGACTGTCAACAAAACCAAATTGACACGAGAAGAGAGGATTATGACTTACAAAGTGTGTAAGGGCAAGGGGCATAATGCTAGGAATAAGGCATGTCTTGGTAGGATGACTTCCAGTAGCCAAGTTAGTGGCTTAACTTCAACAAATGAACCAAGGATGACAAGGCAAACAAgtcaagcatcccaaacaaatgAACCAAGGATGACAAGGCAAACAAGTGTAGCCGTGGCCTCAATGCAGGGAGGATCTAATGAACCAATGCAAGGACAACCTAGCAGGACTAGGTATGTCAGTCCTTTTCACAGGGAATGCAGGCCAAAAACCAAGCCAAAAAAGAGGACATTATTGACTGGCCTGGGTCTCTACATTAATCCTGATACAGGTCGTTCAATCCTAAAC CCTGGGACTTCTATGTCAAGGGTAATTGACCGTGGAAGTGATAGtatgaagaacaagaagaatggAGTTGATAGAGGGTCATCTGGTGGGCAAATATGA